One region of Chlorobiota bacterium genomic DNA includes:
- a CDS encoding DEAD/DEAH box helicase — protein MKTNNGTDNAPTTAAGTADSFAEIGLSLPLVQTLTELGYETPTPIQQQSIPLLLSGKDLIGQAQTGTGKTAAFSLPILDRLDLTRGALQALILTPTRELAIQVSEAIHTYSRHLGRIRVTPIYGGDSIQKQIVRLRGPMHVVVGTPGRIMDHLRRGTLNFNALRFVVLDEADEMLRMGFLDDVEWILGQAPTERQTALFSATMPREVRRISERYLQSPTSVEITHKTLTVPSVEQFYFHVTEKLKLNVLTQLLDTRDGDAEAMLIFTRTKLGAADLTEKLQARGYEAEAMHGGMSQSQRESVVRRMRAGQIEIVVATDVAARGLDIEQISLVVNYDIPGDPEVYVHRIGRTGRAGRSGTAFLFVTPREERLMREIERYTGQRLIPKKVPSRADVAARRMALFKERLLKTLGEENLDPYLTLIEELAEESGHEMAEIAAAAARLAQGEKPIVVSVEPEPQSIAGAERGMARLFINAGRSAGIGPSDIVGAIANEAGIPGREIGVIDIYDDFTFVEVPARHRDQVLDSLAGATIRNRETNIRPATEHDLKPRREFKPRESERKPKRFADRSDRRTEDHSGGWYEDVPRKRKAGKPIAVKDKKRKKVGGKKRR, from the coding sequence ATGAAAACCAACAACGGAACCGACAACGCACCAACAACCGCAGCCGGAACAGCCGATTCGTTCGCTGAAATTGGGCTTAGCCTTCCCCTTGTTCAAACCTTGACCGAGCTTGGCTACGAGACCCCAACGCCAATCCAACAGCAATCCATCCCGCTTCTGCTTTCTGGCAAGGACCTTATCGGCCAGGCCCAAACCGGAACCGGAAAAACCGCCGCATTCTCCCTGCCAATTCTTGACCGCTTGGACCTAACCCGTGGGGCGTTGCAAGCCTTGATTCTTACTCCAACCCGCGAGTTAGCAATCCAGGTTTCCGAGGCAATCCACACGTACTCGCGGCATCTGGGCCGGATTCGCGTCACGCCGATTTACGGCGGTGACTCCATCCAAAAACAGATCGTCCGGCTGCGCGGGCCGATGCACGTTGTGGTTGGCACGCCCGGGCGGATTATGGACCACCTTCGGCGCGGCACGCTCAACTTCAACGCACTCCGGTTTGTGGTGCTTGACGAAGCCGACGAGATGCTCCGCATGGGCTTCCTTGACGACGTGGAATGGATTCTTGGCCAAGCCCCAACCGAACGGCAAACCGCGCTGTTCAGCGCCACCATGCCGCGCGAAGTTCGCCGCATCAGCGAACGCTATTTGCAGTCGCCAACATCGGTGGAGATCACCCACAAAACGCTGACGGTCCCTTCGGTGGAGCAGTTCTACTTCCACGTCACCGAGAAGCTGAAGCTGAACGTCCTGACCCAACTGCTGGACACCCGCGACGGCGATGCCGAAGCGATGCTGATCTTCACCCGAACAAAACTTGGCGCGGCGGACCTTACCGAAAAACTTCAAGCACGCGGCTACGAAGCCGAGGCGATGCATGGCGGAATGAGCCAATCGCAGCGCGAAAGCGTGGTGCGCCGGATGCGTGCCGGGCAGATTGAGATTGTGGTGGCCACCGACGTTGCCGCCCGCGGCCTGGACATCGAGCAGATTAGCCTGGTGGTCAACTACGACATCCCCGGCGACCCCGAAGTCTATGTCCACCGGATTGGCCGCACCGGGCGGGCCGGGCGTTCGGGAACCGCCTTCCTGTTCGTCACCCCGCGCGAGGAACGGCTGATGCGGGAGATTGAACGCTACACCGGTCAGCGGCTGATCCCCAAAAAAGTTCCCTCACGCGCCGACGTTGCCGCGCGGCGCATGGCATTGTTCAAAGAACGCCTGCTGAAAACATTGGGGGAGGAGAACCTGGACCCATACCTCACCTTGATTGAGGAGCTTGCCGAAGAGAGCGGGCACGAGATGGCCGAAATCGCCGCCGCCGCAGCACGGCTGGCCCAGGGGGAGAAGCCGATCGTGGTTTCGGTGGAGCCGGAGCCGCAAAGCATCGCCGGGGCCGAGCGCGGAATGGCGCGGCTGTTTATCAACGCCGGGCGCAGCGCGGGGATTGGCCCGTCCGATATTGTTGGGGCAATCGCCAACGAAGCGGGGATTCCCGGGCGCGAGATTGGGGTGATTGACATCTACGATGACTTCACCTTTGTTGAAGTTCCGGCGCGCCACCGCGACCAGGTGTTGGACTCGCTGGCGGGGGCAACCATCCGCAACCGCGAGACGAACATCCGCCCGGCAACGGAGCACGATCTGAAGCCAAGAAGGGAGTTCAAGCCACGGGAATCCGAAAGGAAACCGAAGCGATTCGCCGACCGCAGCGACCGCAGGACCGAGGACCACTCCGGCGGCTGGTACGAAGACGTCCCACGCAAACGAAAAGCCGGAAAACCAATAGCCGTAAAGGATAAAAAACGGAAGAAGGTGGGTGGGAAGAAGCGGAGGTAG
- a CDS encoding NAD-dependent epimerase/dehydratase family protein: protein MPTALVTGASGFVGSHICDQLHQRGYAVRVLARSSTNLRSVEHLPIIPVRGDFADPESLSDAVRDVDFIYHVAGATAAKNRAAFFAGNQLATRNLLEAALRHTPNLQRFLHVSSLAAVGPAPDLHHPVDETTPFHPITTYGESKAAAEREVFDRMSKLPATIVRPPVVYGPRDAGTGAFTFFAVAAKGLAPLIGFGEKKVSLVHVTDLARGSVEAAESPRAAGEAYFLSSEEFYTWEEVGAITARVMGRKRVRHLRVPHAVIHVAAAISGFAGMFQKKPTIFDRDKGRDITTPYWICSVEKAREHFGYRQQIPLEQGIAETIAWYRKEGVIR, encoded by the coding sequence ATGCCAACTGCACTTGTTACTGGGGCTTCCGGATTTGTGGGGAGCCATATCTGCGACCAACTTCACCAGCGAGGTTACGCGGTGCGCGTGCTTGCCCGCTCCAGCACCAATCTGCGCTCGGTGGAGCATCTTCCGATTATCCCCGTCCGCGGCGATTTTGCCGACCCGGAATCCCTGAGCGATGCCGTCCGCGATGTTGATTTTATCTACCATGTTGCCGGGGCCACTGCCGCAAAAAATCGCGCCGCTTTTTTTGCCGGAAACCAGCTTGCCACGCGCAACCTGTTGGAAGCCGCGCTTCGGCATACCCCGAACCTCCAGCGGTTCCTTCACGTCAGCAGCCTTGCGGCGGTGGGTCCCGCCCCAGATCTCCATCACCCCGTTGATGAAACCACCCCCTTCCACCCAATCACCACCTACGGCGAAAGCAAAGCCGCTGCCGAGCGGGAGGTGTTCGACCGCATGAGCAAGCTCCCCGCAACCATCGTCCGTCCGCCGGTGGTGTATGGCCCACGCGACGCGGGCACCGGGGCGTTCACCTTTTTTGCGGTGGCGGCAAAAGGGTTGGCTCCGCTGATTGGTTTTGGGGAGAAGAAGGTGAGCCTTGTTCACGTCACGGACCTTGCGCGCGGTTCGGTGGAAGCTGCCGAAAGCCCACGCGCCGCCGGCGAAGCCTACTTCTTAAGCTCGGAGGAATTTTACACGTGGGAGGAAGTTGGGGCAATCACCGCAAGGGTGATGGGGCGGAAACGGGTGCGGCATCTGCGGGTTCCGCACGCGGTGATTCACGTGGCCGCGGCCATCAGCGGGTTTGCGGGTATGTTCCAAAAAAAGCCGACCATTTTCGACCGCGATAAAGGGCGCGACATCACCACCCCCTACTGGATTTGCAGCGTGGAAAAAGCCCGCGAGCATTTTGGATACCGCCAACAAATCCCGCTGGAGCAAGGGATTGCCGAAACCATCGCTTGGTATCGGAAAGAAGGGGTGATTCGGTAA
- a CDS encoding tetratricopeptide repeat protein: MPKHDDLLHHHRYARIAQLMDRARQALRHTPDEAQSYAEEALAIARATNNHRQLANCLELCCRIYLQLPPQPTLHPLLSELLELCTKLEDGEGKVNALLMLGEYQWKKQEVRTAATNLAQALELARSIAYVAGETNALELLARFHTDLGDYVAALDWSLQLLQFVTAHDSAMDIHAGVISNIGALYGEMGNYPAALAQFRQALAMFTESGNLLMQARMAGNMAASYHALHQNDDALAQGLRALALYRTLGIPRDTPRLLMTISSVMEEQGEFAGAFDYLKRAIDGLQQQGASEEYVAVLLNLGRLHRKTDTAHQGVYLIEEALRIAEANNLIHLQHQAHEALSGAFEELGDTTRALRHYKQFTQLRDQLQNTEKQKAIATLQLRFDVERAQQELQILRLRSEQMQIEAEQKERELRAIALSLVERNQLIEDIRQKLMQIAGSNGNDGALQLLIRQLHSTTNPDDAWKQFEDQFQQVHRGFMQSLAQHAPDLSNTERKVCALVRSGFSSKEIANLLHIDHRSVEQYRFRIRKKLQLPTEVNLITYIAGL; this comes from the coding sequence ATGCCCAAGCATGATGACCTTCTCCATCATCATCGGTATGCGCGCATTGCACAGCTGATGGATCGTGCCCGCCAGGCACTACGCCACACCCCCGATGAAGCCCAATCCTACGCCGAGGAAGCGTTGGCGATTGCCCGCGCCACCAATAACCACCGCCAGCTTGCCAACTGCCTAGAACTTTGCTGCCGGATCTATCTCCAACTTCCACCCCAACCCACACTCCATCCCCTCCTTTCCGAATTGCTTGAACTTTGCACCAAGCTGGAAGATGGCGAAGGGAAGGTGAACGCATTGTTGATGCTTGGGGAATATCAGTGGAAGAAGCAGGAGGTGCGGACGGCAGCCACCAACCTTGCCCAAGCGTTGGAGCTTGCCCGAAGCATTGCCTACGTCGCTGGCGAAACAAACGCGCTGGAACTGCTGGCCCGATTTCACACCGACCTGGGCGACTACGTGGCGGCGTTGGATTGGTCCTTGCAGCTTCTTCAGTTCGTCACCGCCCACGACTCCGCCATGGATATCCACGCTGGCGTTATCAGCAATATTGGCGCGTTGTATGGGGAGATGGGGAACTACCCGGCGGCACTGGCGCAGTTCAGGCAAGCGTTGGCAATGTTCACCGAGTCGGGCAACCTGCTGATGCAGGCACGGATGGCCGGAAACATGGCGGCTTCCTACCACGCCCTCCACCAGAACGACGACGCACTGGCGCAAGGCCTGCGCGCGCTGGCCCTGTACCGAACGCTCGGCATCCCACGCGACACCCCTCGACTGCTGATGACCATCTCTAGCGTGATGGAAGAGCAAGGGGAGTTTGCCGGTGCGTTCGACTATCTGAAGCGCGCCATTGATGGATTGCAGCAGCAGGGTGCCAGCGAAGAGTACGTTGCGGTTCTGCTCAATCTGGGCCGGCTTCATCGCAAAACGGACACCGCGCACCAGGGGGTGTATCTGATTGAGGAAGCCTTGCGAATCGCAGAAGCAAACAACCTGATCCATCTGCAACACCAAGCCCACGAGGCACTTTCCGGAGCGTTCGAGGAGCTTGGCGACACCACCCGGGCACTGCGCCATTACAAGCAATTCACCCAACTTCGCGACCAGCTTCAGAACACCGAGAAGCAGAAGGCAATCGCCACGCTGCAACTCCGTTTCGACGTTGAGCGCGCGCAGCAGGAATTGCAGATACTGCGGCTGCGAAGCGAGCAGATGCAGATCGAGGCGGAGCAGAAGGAGCGCGAGCTACGCGCCATTGCGCTCAGCTTGGTGGAGCGGAATCAGTTGATTGAAGATATCCGCCAGAAGCTGATGCAGATTGCCGGAAGCAACGGCAACGATGGGGCACTGCAACTGCTGATCCGCCAGCTTCACTCCACCACCAACCCCGACGATGCATGGAAGCAATTCGAGGACCAGTTCCAGCAGGTCCACCGTGGCTTCATGCAATCGCTTGCGCAGCACGCCCCCGACCTTAGCAACACCGAGCGAAAGGTCTGCGCGCTGGTTCGTTCCGGGTTCTCCAGCAAGGAGATCGCCAACCTGCTTCACATTGACCACCGCTCGGTGGAGCAATACCGTTTCCGCATCCGCAAGAAGCTGCAACTTCCCACCGAGGTCAACCTCATCACGTACATCGCCGGGTTGTAA
- a CDS encoding peptidase, whose product MAASTRKGKPASASAPARPHVCIDRLPAHELARPQLTVGRGNGARAIIVISKMWPNGSTLRVRFMGGTAAQKNLARQQALWWTQHANLTFEFNDAPDAEIRVAFNPNDGAWSYIGTDCKGIPLNEPTMNLGFMNGGTAAHEFGHAIGLGHEHQNPKGGIQWNEARVIQDLSGSPNFWDEATIRHNVLRKYENNQIRGTAFDGASIMLYFFPAAWTLNGVGTHENEVLSDLDKSFIASSQAYPKTATTAGPAPLKVNGLPKQASIGKIGEEDLFSFKVTKAGRYVIETGGPTDMVMKLYGPNNPTALIAEDDDSGVALNARIIATLLPGTYLVQIRHYNLSNGTGSYTIKVRKS is encoded by the coding sequence ATGGCAGCCTCAACACGAAAGGGGAAACCTGCATCCGCATCCGCACCAGCACGCCCACACGTCTGCATTGACCGGCTTCCCGCCCACGAACTTGCTCGCCCGCAGCTCACAGTTGGGCGCGGCAACGGGGCGCGTGCGATTATCGTCATCAGCAAGATGTGGCCGAACGGCTCAACGCTTCGGGTGCGATTTATGGGGGGGACCGCCGCCCAGAAAAATCTGGCCCGCCAGCAAGCGCTTTGGTGGACCCAACACGCCAATCTCACCTTTGAATTCAACGACGCACCCGATGCCGAAATCCGCGTGGCATTCAACCCCAACGATGGCGCATGGAGCTACATCGGAACCGACTGCAAGGGGATCCCGCTGAACGAGCCCACGATGAACTTGGGATTTATGAACGGTGGAACCGCCGCCCATGAGTTCGGCCACGCCATTGGGCTTGGGCACGAACACCAAAATCCAAAAGGGGGGATTCAGTGGAACGAGGCGCGAGTAATCCAGGATTTAAGCGGCTCGCCAAACTTCTGGGACGAAGCCACCATCCGCCACAACGTCCTGCGGAAATATGAGAACAACCAGATCCGCGGGACGGCATTTGATGGAGCCTCCATCATGCTCTATTTCTTCCCCGCCGCCTGGACGCTGAACGGTGTGGGAACCCATGAGAACGAAGTGCTGTCGGACCTGGACAAATCGTTCATCGCTTCCTCGCAAGCCTATCCCAAAACCGCCACCACTGCCGGCCCCGCTCCCCTGAAAGTGAACGGCCTGCCGAAGCAAGCATCCATCGGGAAAATTGGGGAAGAGGATCTGTTCAGTTTCAAGGTGACGAAAGCAGGGCGGTACGTGATCGAGACCGGCGGGCCAACCGACATGGTGATGAAACTCTACGGGCCAAACAACCCCACCGCACTGATTGCCGAAGATGACGACAGCGGCGTTGCCCTTAACGCCCGCATCATCGCCACGCTTCTTCCTGGAACCTACCTTGTTCAGATTCGCCACTACAACCTGAGCAACGGAACCGGAAGCTACACCATCAAGGTGCGGAAGTCATAA
- a CDS encoding caspase family protein, with protein sequence MPPPFKQLQPNEVAAFVENYPFSRTITDVHLHHTWRPNHSQYKGASTIKAMYDYHTNTNGWSDIAQHATVAPDGTIWLGRNWNSPPASASGHNGSAAFGPFMIEMIGDFDKGRDVLKDPQLKSVLELIARVQLRFKLPPESLRFHNQMSGKTCPGSSVDRQALLKDLKAQIATITKAMNAPVLRAKAPFSPATLQVCDLARQHGNRDSDNDPANAELQESDSTTLSDLSPNGSYEPANRQRGGDGTELTANTLAALRPHVINLTGGMFSSDGIFTTTPGDVDAIFQQYLPRELAARSEAGQVLRILFYAHGGLVSESNGLKIAAQHIPWWLKNGVYPIYFVWETGLFETVGALLQRIIADILPGGRGARDLWDYTTDPLVERAARALQGVHIWGGMKHHAAMASSSGGGANYTAQQLGKFLAAHSGTSKKPIELHAIGHSAGSIFHSHFLPTALDAANGATFRTVQFMAPAIRVDEFQSRLAGVLGKGIDHLTMFTMKKDFERDDNCMHIYRKSLLYLIHRALEPESETPILGLEESVRNNRELQRLFGLGGTAGTNADIVWSVSSESGATTHGGFDDDAPTMESILRRITGTDSISQPFPVSRGFGDKDLRSWEGQVDWPEGLRMAEQSIAPSSPPSSSSSSYSSQAAVAASAIIVPHAAGTGKRRGLCVGINHYGGNNQLYGCVADAKRWKQVLESLGFQIDLLTDWSATRQGILSSLQQLVAVSQPGDVIVFQYAGHGTQLHDVDGDEATQDERDNLDEALVPIDFDQSACILDDDIAAITAALPERVNLTSFIDCCHSGTATRMLMGGTHAARNTANYRARYMVATPAMEDINREFHSQKAARGIRSRSTATAQRDILFSACSSRQTAKEHGAQGDFTLAATQVLSTLGTGISNDEFLRRTTSSFSGWDDQTPELWCNDLFKHRSLLAPFP encoded by the coding sequence ATGCCTCCCCCGTTCAAACAACTACAGCCAAATGAAGTCGCGGCGTTTGTTGAGAACTATCCATTCAGCCGCACAATCACCGATGTGCATCTGCACCACACATGGCGACCCAACCACAGCCAGTACAAAGGGGCCAGCACCATCAAGGCGATGTACGATTATCACACCAACACCAACGGCTGGAGCGACATCGCCCAGCACGCCACCGTTGCCCCCGACGGCACAATCTGGTTGGGAAGGAATTGGAACTCCCCGCCGGCCAGCGCAAGCGGGCATAACGGGTCGGCAGCGTTCGGGCCGTTTATGATTGAGATGATTGGCGACTTCGACAAAGGGCGCGACGTGCTGAAGGACCCGCAGCTGAAATCGGTGCTGGAGCTTATCGCCCGGGTCCAGCTTCGCTTCAAACTTCCGCCGGAAAGCCTGCGGTTCCACAACCAGATGTCGGGGAAAACTTGCCCGGGAAGCAGCGTTGATCGGCAAGCACTGCTGAAGGACCTGAAGGCCCAGATCGCCACGATTACCAAGGCAATGAACGCCCCCGTTTTGCGGGCCAAAGCCCCCTTTTCCCCAGCGACCTTGCAGGTGTGCGACCTGGCACGCCAGCACGGCAATCGCGATTCCGATAACGACCCCGCCAATGCCGAGCTGCAGGAATCGGACAGCACCACCTTGAGTGACCTTTCACCAAATGGGAGCTACGAACCCGCAAACCGCCAGCGTGGCGGGGACGGCACCGAGCTTACCGCCAACACACTGGCGGCACTGCGGCCCCACGTGATCAACCTTACCGGCGGGATGTTTTCCTCCGATGGAATCTTCACCACCACCCCTGGCGATGTTGATGCGATCTTCCAACAGTACCTCCCGCGCGAGCTGGCGGCAAGGTCCGAGGCTGGCCAAGTGCTCCGCATCCTTTTCTACGCCCACGGCGGGTTGGTCAGCGAATCGAACGGGCTGAAGATTGCCGCCCAGCATATCCCGTGGTGGCTGAAGAACGGGGTCTATCCCATCTACTTCGTTTGGGAAACCGGGTTGTTCGAGACGGTTGGCGCGCTGCTGCAACGGATCATCGCCGACATCCTTCCCGGCGGGCGCGGGGCGCGCGACTTGTGGGATTACACCACCGACCCACTTGTGGAACGCGCCGCACGTGCGCTGCAAGGCGTTCACATCTGGGGGGGGATGAAGCATCACGCAGCAATGGCAAGCAGCAGCGGCGGCGGGGCAAACTACACCGCCCAGCAGCTGGGGAAATTCCTTGCGGCCCACAGCGGAACAAGCAAAAAACCGATTGAACTGCACGCCATTGGCCACAGCGCGGGGTCCATCTTCCACTCCCACTTCCTCCCGACCGCGCTGGACGCTGCCAACGGAGCAACCTTCCGCACGGTGCAGTTTATGGCCCCGGCAATTCGGGTGGATGAGTTCCAATCGCGGCTGGCGGGAGTGCTTGGGAAGGGGATTGACCACCTGACCATGTTCACCATGAAAAAGGATTTTGAGCGGGACGACAACTGCATGCATATCTATCGGAAATCGCTCCTGTATTTAATCCATCGCGCCCTTGAACCGGAATCGGAAACGCCAATACTGGGGCTGGAGGAATCGGTCCGCAACAACAGGGAATTGCAACGCCTGTTTGGCCTGGGCGGCACCGCGGGGACCAATGCCGACATCGTCTGGTCCGTTTCCAGCGAATCGGGCGCAACCACCCACGGCGGCTTCGACGACGACGCGCCAACCATGGAAAGCATCCTGCGCCGCATCACCGGAACCGACTCAATCAGCCAGCCATTCCCGGTCAGCCGTGGGTTTGGCGACAAGGACCTTCGCTCCTGGGAAGGGCAAGTAGATTGGCCCGAAGGGTTGCGGATGGCCGAGCAAAGCATTGCTCCATCCTCACCTCCATCATCATCATCGTCATCATATTCTTCGCAAGCTGCCGTGGCGGCTTCGGCAATTATCGTCCCCCATGCTGCTGGCACTGGGAAACGCCGTGGCTTGTGTGTGGGGATCAACCATTACGGCGGCAACAACCAACTGTACGGCTGCGTTGCCGATGCCAAACGTTGGAAACAGGTGCTGGAATCCTTAGGCTTCCAGATAGATCTGCTGACCGATTGGTCCGCCACGCGCCAGGGGATTTTGTCCAGCCTTCAACAGCTTGTGGCGGTCAGCCAGCCGGGGGATGTGATAGTGTTCCAGTATGCCGGGCACGGGACCCAATTGCACGACGTTGACGGCGACGAAGCAACGCAAGACGAGCGCGACAACTTGGATGAAGCCCTTGTCCCGATTGATTTCGACCAATCCGCTTGCATCCTTGATGACGACATCGCCGCAATCACCGCCGCCCTGCCGGAGAGGGTAAACCTCACCAGCTTTATTGACTGCTGCCACTCCGGCACCGCCACCCGAATGCTGATGGGGGGCACGCACGCCGCACGCAACACCGCCAACTACCGCGCACGCTACATGGTGGCAACGCCGGCAATGGAGGATATCAATCGGGAGTTCCACAGCCAAAAAGCGGCGCGGGGAATACGAAGCCGAAGCACGGCCACGGCACAACGGGACATCCTGTTCAGCGCCTGCAGCTCGCGCCAGACAGCAAAGGAGCATGGGGCGCAAGGGGATTTCACGTTGGCAGCAACGCAGGTGCTTTCCACGCTGGGGACCGGAATCAGCAACGATGAATTTCTGCGGCGGACCACCAGCAGCTTCTCCGGCTGGGATGACCAAACCCCCGAACTGTGGTGCAATGATCTTTTCAAACATCGTTCGCTGCTGGCCCCTTTCCCCTGA
- a CDS encoding peptidase M4 gives MNKQQQQSTQAAGCDFSLGERVTRAAYARPYKPKQGEARHRPLRIYTLDPSASRLDGAIATVNVPYEKLKPGPKGKLFLVEDRNDTTNEQYEPADLNDRHQLITDGFPPSLSDPRFHQQMVYAVCSLVHSAFRRALGRDIAWGYRVAQEGEAPGNPDPARLRIRPHAFEDANAYYDQDNGELAFGYFRAGEDSDDLPGGIIFTALSHDIIAHEVTHALLDGLRAHFFFPSNRDVPAFHEAFADLVAVFQHFTYREVLTQALKKSGGKLEQAKFLTGIAGQFGRAINGKTSLRTAIDFSEQTPDGMAHQPRRYAEAATEAHELGSVLVAAVFEVFLVLFKRKTDRYLLLATNGSGILPAGQIPYYLIDVLAEEASDLATQIQTMCIRAIDLCPPVDIEFGDFLRAVITADCDLTPDDPWAYREAWITAFRRRGIYPEGLESLSEETLCWKEPRQKVPPVEDLSFSAMRFDGDPSRPAGVAELERQARAIGALVTQPALMEEFGIVAPGDPRIGNDTVTIPSVESVRLARRAGPDGVIVFDLVAEVTQCRTVNDPEGPWEFYGGATIILDPSGRIRYVISKSIASERRLERARAYAKNSDLWHLHNGKRVPKSGMVKALHAEKRKKK, from the coding sequence ATGAACAAGCAACAACAACAAAGTACCCAGGCTGCGGGCTGCGACTTCAGCTTGGGTGAGCGTGTGACCCGCGCGGCGTATGCCCGCCCGTACAAACCGAAGCAGGGCGAGGCCAGGCACCGCCCGCTCCGCATCTACACGCTGGACCCGTCGGCCTCGCGGTTGGACGGGGCCATTGCCACGGTCAACGTCCCGTACGAGAAGTTGAAACCGGGTCCCAAAGGGAAGCTGTTTCTGGTGGAGGACCGCAACGACACCACCAACGAGCAGTACGAGCCTGCGGATTTGAACGACCGGCATCAGCTTATCACCGATGGCTTCCCCCCTTCGCTCTCGGACCCACGATTCCACCAGCAAATGGTGTATGCCGTCTGCAGCCTTGTCCACTCGGCATTCCGGCGGGCATTGGGGCGCGACATCGCTTGGGGATACCGCGTGGCGCAAGAAGGGGAAGCCCCGGGGAACCCCGATCCCGCACGGCTGCGGATTCGGCCCCACGCCTTCGAGGATGCCAACGCTTACTACGACCAGGACAACGGCGAGCTGGCGTTCGGATACTTTCGGGCGGGGGAGGATTCCGACGATCTTCCTGGCGGCATCATCTTCACCGCGCTCTCGCACGACATCATTGCGCACGAGGTGACGCACGCCCTGCTGGATGGCCTGCGGGCGCATTTCTTCTTCCCCAGCAACCGCGACGTTCCCGCCTTCCACGAAGCCTTTGCCGACTTGGTGGCGGTCTTCCAACATTTCACCTACCGTGAGGTGCTGACGCAGGCGTTGAAAAAATCGGGGGGGAAGCTGGAGCAAGCAAAATTCCTGACCGGGATTGCCGGGCAGTTCGGGCGGGCAATTAATGGGAAGACTTCGCTCCGCACCGCCATTGATTTTAGCGAGCAAACGCCCGACGGAATGGCGCACCAACCACGCCGCTACGCCGAGGCCGCCACCGAAGCGCACGAGCTTGGATCGGTGCTGGTGGCGGCGGTGTTCGAAGTGTTCCTGGTGCTGTTCAAACGGAAGACCGACCGCTACTTGCTGCTGGCAACCAACGGCAGCGGAATCCTTCCCGCCGGGCAAATCCCTTACTACCTGATTGATGTGCTGGCCGAAGAAGCCAGCGACCTTGCCACCCAAATTCAAACCATGTGCATTCGGGCGATTGACCTTTGCCCGCCGGTGGATATTGAGTTCGGCGACTTCCTTCGCGCCGTCATCACTGCCGACTGCGACCTGACACCGGACGACCCCTGGGCCTACCGCGAGGCATGGATTACGGCGTTCCGGCGGCGCGGAATCTACCCGGAAGGGTTGGAGAGTTTGTCGGAGGAAACCTTGTGCTGGAAGGAGCCACGCCAGAAAGTTCCCCCGGTTGAAGACCTCAGCTTTTCCGCAATGCGTTTCGATGGCGACCCAAGCCGGCCAGCAGGGGTGGCGGAGTTGGAGCGGCAAGCGCGAGCGATTGGAGCGTTGGTGACGCAGCCCGCGTTGATGGAGGAATTTGGAATAGTTGCCCCTGGCGACCCACGGATTGGCAACGACACCGTCACGATTCCAAGCGTGGAATCGGTGCGGCTTGCGCGGCGCGCCGGACCCGATGGAGTGATCGTCTTCGACCTTGTTGCCGAAGTGACGCAATGCCGCACCGTCAACGATCCCGAAGGGCCATGGGAATTTTACGGCGGCGCAACCATCATCCTTGATCCCTCCGGAAGAATCCGCTACGTCATCTCCAAAAGTATTGCCAGCGAACGCCGGCTGGAGCGCGCACGTGCGTACGCAAAAAACTCGGACCTATGGCATCTGCACAACGGCAAGCGCGTGCCAAAAAGCGGAATGGTGAAGGCATTGCACGCCGAAAAAAGGAAGAAGAAATAA